The Chlorocebus sabaeus isolate Y175 chromosome 9, mChlSab1.0.hap1, whole genome shotgun sequence genome includes a window with the following:
- the LOC119620581 gene encoding uncharacterized protein has translation LTQERNPINVRNIEKVSFISHILQYIREFTWEKPYECNQCGKTFISNSVLIIYHKTHTGEKPCECNECGKSFSGSSYLIIHQRTHTGEKPYECKICGKTFCHKSDVTKHQKTHIGGKRYECIQCGKTFSHNSGLKVHQRTHTKEKPYEYIECGKSFSEKSVLTVHQRIHTGEKPYKCNECGKTFYNKSDLTKHQRTHTGKKPYRCKECGKFFSRNLYLTIHQRMHTGDKPFVCKKCGKTFYHKADCTVHKRTHRGEKSYYCNECRKTFICNSVLNSHQRKHMGEKPDGCNECGKSFSEKSVLTVHQRIHTGKTL, from the coding sequence ctcacacaggagagaaaccctataaatgtaaggAATATAGAAAAAGTTTCTTTCATAAGTCATATCTTACAgtacatcagagaattcacatgggagaaaccctacgaatgtaaTCAGTGTGGAAAAACCTTCATAAGCAACTCTGTCCTCATAATATATCATAAAACACACACAGGTGAGAAACCCTgtgaatgtaatgaatgtgggaaatctTTCTCTGGGAGTTCATATCTTATAatacatcagagaactcacacaggcgagaaaccctatgaatgtaagatATGTGGCAAAACCTTTTGCCACAAGTCTGATGTCACTAAACATCAGAAGACTCACATAGGGGGAAAACGCTATGAATGTATTCAGTGTGGGAAAACTTTTAGTCATAACTCAGGCCTAAAAGTACATCAGAGAACACATACAAAGGAGAAACCCTATGAATATATTGAGTGTGGGAAATCCTTCTCTGAGAAATCAGTCCTCACAGTACATCAGAGAATACACACAGGGGAAAAACcttataaatgtaatgaatgtggaaaaacCTTCTACAATAAATCAGACCTAACCAAACATCAGAGAACACACACAGGTAAGAAGCCCTATagatgtaaggaatgtgggaaattcTTCTCTAGGAATTTGTACCTTACAATACACCAGAGAATGCATACAGGAGACAAACCCTTTGTGTGTAAAAAATGTGGGAAAACCTTCTATCATAAGGCAGACTGTACAGTACATAAGAGAACACACAGAGGGGAGAAATCTTATTACTGTAATGAATGTAGGAAAACCTTTATTTGCAACTCAGTCCTCAACTCCCATCAGAGAAAACACATGGGGGAGAAGCCCGATGGGTGTAATGAGTGTGGGAAGTCCTTCTCTGAGAAATCAGTCCTTACTGTACATCAGAGAATACACACGGGAAAAACcttataa